The genomic window tcttcattttctgtttcatcggattcctcatcgagttgagcaaTGGATTTGAGAGCGATTGtcatcttcttcttgacatcttcttcttgatattgtttcatgcttagctcatgtgtcattagcaatcctagaagctcctccaaggataaaatattcagatctttggcttcttggattgtggtcactttgacctcccaagtctttggtaaagacctaagaatctttctcacaagatcgttgttagaataagacttatcaagactttttagactattaataatattcataaaatgagtaaatattttagttattaattcatcatgcttcattttaaagagttcatatttgtgcacaagcatgttaattttttattctttaacttgattagtgccttcatgtgttacttctaacctatcccatattttcttaaccgatatgcatattgaaatatgattaaattcattagcatctaaagtataatataaaatattcatggctttagcattgagttgagccattttcttgtcaacctcatcccattctctttctggTTTGGTTAATTCTACACCATTAATTATCTTAGTGgatatgtgtggtccattaactatgatactccacatatcatagtcaagtgattgaataaaaatttttatctgaacttttcaataggtgtagtttgatccattgaaaagtgaaagtcggtttgtggactgcccctcggctagtgaagcaccaacttgagttgtcatagatctttagctctttgatagttaaatcaaagtaggactagagcatcgagctctgataccacttgttgtccagctatacaacccaagaggggagtgaattgagtttttaaaatttttaaagttaatttagaaccacaaggattaagtaataataagcaagttatatgtagtaagtgatttaagcaaggtatagaaataagatgcaagaatgtaaaaaaataaaaaaatttagaaatagaataagtaagcacaatacaaacaatcaagatttatagtggttcagtgccaactttgcacctacatccactctccaagctcctacttgaaaatttaaatccattaaaatgtattcaacaagaatgcaatgtcggtacctctgactctagctatctcaagctagaacatttatttttcagGTATAAGCCAActtaatacaatccgattcaaggttcggatcaacctatccaagttttggaatccttccaaaactaaggatcaagacaaaaacagagtataagaaTTAATCATAcgaaaatacaagtttagctcctttaatgagcaaataaaattttaaatatactttacataacaaggaagaagcttttcttattctcttcaaggttgttgaagacttgaatgagctcttgaggggttggtgaacttgaaatgaaagcttcttttgcttgaagaggactttttgcttagggctgaaatgaatgcttgaaaattttttttctcttttaagtgcctttatatcttcaatggatagtggagagtaatctggacaagattagagccgttggagtgtaTTAAATgaggccaaaatgagctgaaaaactaaccgttatgaagattttccgtcacaggggtcgaccctatgagtcgacctctgtggtgcagaacagaaagtcaatattctgtatctttggcttgcacgaacaacagaggtcgacccttAGGGTCGTCTTCtttgagtgtgccagccaaaaataacgTGTCGTTCAGCCTCTTTTGACAGGAATCGACCTTAggggtcgatccttttctttaaacttgattttctctcaaaatatatatccaaaaaaatatgaaattacctccaatagattataaatcttctattcttactcttgaggctttcgaatcagaacttagtaaaattatgattttgcccttgaaatacaataaatttttttcaaaccaaaatcattagtaactccctcaaatattttgtaagcatcaaaatcaattcatggagcaacaagtGGCTTTGGAGGGACTAGTAGTGGGCAGTGAAGAAAGCTCAATTATTGCCTCTTTACTCCTTGCCTGTTCCTCGATAGCCTCAGCACTAGTAGGAGCCGGCTCAACCGtagcctcctcatcatcctcattCTCATCTAGAAAAGAGAGGTCGGCCTCAAAAACTTGGGCATCGACCAGGCGATGGCAATCATCAAATCTGATCCCATCTCCCTCATTGAAAGAGTCCTGATCGTATTTGATCAAGGCATCGTGGTATGCCTCCGACACCTTATAGTCATCAACCACCTTGGCCATCTCCTGCTTGAATTCTTTCGAGATTTTGAAGGATTCCACAGTCGATTGGCGGGCCTCATCAATTTTCTTCTCAGTTTTCCATCTGGCCTTGGCAACCTGATCCTTAGCCTGCTCTTTGGCCTCAAAAACTCACTCCTCAACCTTCTACTTGACCTCAGCAAGCTTTGTTTTGGCCGCCTGAAGCTCCTCCCTCTTTTGTGTGAGCTCGATGGAAACTTTGTTGAGAGATTTTCTCAGGTTATCGACCTCTACCTTGGTGGTATCAGCATGGGTGCATGCCTCTACACCATTGGATTCGGCCTTTCAATGTAAAGCTTTGTGGATCTTCACCTTGCGCGCACAGTTCAAGGTGTCAACCAAAAAATTGAGTACCTACATAAAAATTACAATCAACAGAAAGGTAAAAGGAGAAGCCAAAagatgaaataaaagaaaaagaaggcacCTGATGCACGACGGTCATGGAGTACCGCTGTAGGTCATTGATGCCCACATCGGTGATGTCCTTTAGCTCCATCGAAAGAACCGATCTCTCAGTTAACTCTTTGATGACTCTCCAATCATCAAAGGTTGCATCCTTAGGATTGGAGTCAAGGTGGGCATTAGGATCTACTTCGCTGGAAGGTGGAGGCATGCTACTTGGGCCTGCAGCAGTAGGAAGCTCAGCGAAAGAAGACTGAGCTCTAGTCTCGTGAGGTGGCATCGAAGTAGTGGGCAAGAAAGCCATGAGGGTGGAGATACCGGTATTGGTGTGACCATAGAAATTGGAGCTAGAGCCAATGGAGTCAGACTTAGAAGAGTAGGAGTCACCAAAACAACCGTGACCTCGACCGTTGAGCTACTTTCACCTATAGCCTTTCCTTGATGGGTCATCAGTTTCTTGTAGGCACCTTTGAGTGCGGGAGCTTTCCTCTTCTTCAGAAGATTCTACTTCATCTTGGTGATATCTTCCAACCTCATCTCTACAAACAACCAAACTTGATCAACAACTTTAAAAACAAAGACAAGTTAGGGTACAATCGTAGTACTCATCCTTGGGGTCGGCATGACTGAGTCCAGCATTAAAGAGGGTCTCATCGGACACCAACTCGTCGATCGAGGGAATCTTGAAGTCTTTGAAGGTTCTAAAGCAACCCTCTTCCTCAGCCCCCAGCTTTGGGATCTTGAATGCTGAAGTCTCTGATCGACCCCAGCTCGGCAAATTCTAGTCCTCCATTGTAGAGCTAGACACAAGTAAGAATCGCTCCTTCCACCCATGAACAGAAGAAGGAGCACCCTTGATCAGAGGAGAAACCCATCTCTAGAAAGAAAAATACCATCAATCCTTAGAGTAAGGATGCCTCTTGATAGTGAAAAAAGAACGAAAGAGATCAACAGACGGTTGGACACTAGCCATGACACAAAGGATCAAAAAACCTACCAcgacctaaaggagttcggaacGATGGCATAAAAGGACAAACAATAGAAACGGAAGATGTCAAGGATGAAGGGATGAATGGAAAATCTTAAGCCCGCTCCGAGTGCTTCGTCATATATGACAAGCTGATCAGGGGTCGTGCTATCTATGTGCTCGCTTGCTCTGGGGAGTTCAATATCAAAATTCAAGAGAATCTCGTACCAAACCCATATCCATCTCAAATTATCCAGATTCAATGCAGAGCTATAGGCACTGAGACCTAGCTCACTCTGCTCGGCCATTTTCAAACAAAAGAACTAAAAGGATATctagagaaaggagagaagaacAAAAAATAGATGAACAAGAAACAAAATTCACCTGAGAATGAAGATAGGAGATAGAAAGAGTGAAGCAgtcatcaggatcttcaaaaaCCCTTCTGGAGGGTGCACCATGGAGGAAGAAGGAAGGCCTCTTGTTTTAAGAAACTATGAAAATGGATAAAAGAAAGGAGCAATCCTAGAACCTGACAGCGATCCAAAAAGCCAAGGACAGGCACCTCTTCTATTTATAGCCAAGAGAAGATAACATCTAtatatcaaattatttctttcttaaTAAGTCGCAAGACGTGGCACACGTGCCATCTCTCTATTCGGCCGACCGCTGCTGTCGGTTATGCAAATTGGCACCACAATTTAAAAAATAGATAGTGAAACGACGTCCATTTAATTCTGCCATGATGACTTAAGTCATGCCACCTAACTTTCGTCCCAAAAGTCATGCATGTCCTATCAATTGAAGGACCTTTTCACATCCTCGACCTAAAGAAGACAGATATATTTTCTTCGCCCAACTAAAGTCAGACTCGAGAGTAAGGGAGCATTTGCTGGGAGAAATTTTACATGGGCCGATTACATGAAAAGACCTAGAGCCTAAGATAACTGTGCTTAATAGATCCATCTACTGGAACCCATCGCCGACTCATGGTTAGCCACAGCTCTCATCGAGTTAGTCCTCTGCAACCGCCTGATCAACACCTCACATCTTGAGCAGATAGATTATGGCTGACGATCGCTCGATGGTGCACTATTGCTGATGTATCCTCCTTGACCGATCATGTCTGACCGACCAGCCTCAAGCCAATAGATAGATTTTGGCTCGATACGTCTCTATCCGGTAGCGCTTTGAGGCGACGACCAAGATAGTATTTTGAGGCGACCGACCCTTGGTCGTTGCCGACCTCTGGTCGTCGTCAATAATATTCAGTTGGCAATCTCATTCGAAATATAACATCCATCAGGCAATAGCTGTCTCTAGACTGATAAGACAACCACAACTGCTGCATCCCAAAAATCTCAAGCGGTAATCTCGTGCCTCACGAATTATGCTATGATCATGCGGGATCGTGCCAACTACTTGCCAACTAAAGCTCCACCTCTCCGCTATAAAAGAGACTCAAAGAAGACCTCCAAAAAAGATATACCATTATTCTGCCTCTCATGCTCTTTCTTTTGTTAAACGAGagttctgacttgagcattggagggtcctcATCGGAGCCATCTCCGATTATAGGATTTTTGTGTAGGTTACGCCTCCAGGAAGCCCGCCTTGCCGTCAACTCCAGCATCCCGGCATCGGACGAATTCTCACATCAATAAAATTGTTTTGATAGTGAGAGTTAACGGCCAATGTGTAGATCAGAAGCTTCATAGGTATGAAGATAGGGGTCGGAGCCGATGCAGTGATCAGCGATCGAAGTGTGGATCGAAGTGCAAGACAAAGGTTGCAGACGATAAAGATCAATGGCTGGGATGCTAGTTGGTGGCCGATGTGTGGATTAGTGATCGACTCATGGGTTAGCCACGATCGAAGGCTAGCCATGTTTTCAGTTCGGACATTAGAATTCTATCCATAATAATTACAATAGTACTATTATTGGCAATTAGTATTTTTATGGTATGATTTGAAATAATACAATTTTAATTCTCTACAAAATTATATGAGACAGTTGCGGTAGTTGGCCAATCCTAATTGATTGTGTTTGATAAGACATCTATAATTATGAATTTTatgcaatatataaaatatgCTATCATGCGAGAGTTATCCAATCTCAACCAACTCATCACGGATGGTTGTGATTGGTCAAGCAGCCATCTCCAACGCATTAACTGGTTGCCAAAAAATTAATCTTGACTATTTGTTTGAAAATAAGCCATTCATGTTCATTTATAAATATACTTGAAAGCAATTACGAAAGTATATGAATCTTCTACTGTACATGCAATATACCATACGATACGGTGCATTATGCACACCATCCATCACATGATGAATGGTGTATCTGATCGTACACGACGTGCATCGCACAGCCTACTACACGTGCAGGTGTGCATACACAACAAAGGATCTACTCCCGTTACGAAATGCTAGAGTGCATTTCTCCATTTTTCATCACTATTTGATCACAAATTATATATAGAGACAAACCCAATTTGATTTTTagtgattttttttgatatttctattgtTTAAAAAAGGATAAAATATGAGAGTAATGAAATTCTCGCAATCAAAGGGAAGCATTAATTTTTACTTATACATGGTTTGATGTTTGATTAAATTGTCAAAACTAGCGGGACTTCTATCTCGTTTGGTATATATCAGGGCGGAGGGAGGATTATTCTGATTTCCGACTTGTATGTTGCTTCCTAAACCCAGCCTCAACCCATCTGAGTGCTGAGCCAACCTCAATCGGCTCGAATTGGAGTTAATTGAGCTCGATCACATCCTTCTGCTTGCCGAAACGGCTCTCGTCTCcaaaaaccctaaaaaccctCGTCCCTCATATCTCTCCCCAACGTCACTGCCGAAGCCAAAATGGCTatcgtctcctccaccctccgcCAGCTGTCCCTTCTTCTCCTCCGCCCCttctccaccaccaccaccaccaccacaccCTCCTCCCCCACTCCCATCTCCGTCTCTGTCGCCAAGTCCCGCCTCCGCAAGGAGTTCGATCCCGACCGCGCCGTTTCCATCCTATCCTCCGTCGCCGAACCCTCTGCCTCCCCTGTCTCCGCTCGCTTCGCCGTAGACCTCGCCGTCCGCCGCCTCGCCCGCGCCCGCCGCTTCGCCGATGTCGAGACCCTCCTCGAGTCCCGCAAGTCCGGCCCCCACGCGGCCAACGAGCCCTTCCTTGCCACCGTCATTCTCTCCTACGGCGCTGCTGGCATGATAGACCACGCCACCCGCACCTTCGACGATGTGCCCCGCCTCACCGCCGCCCCCCACTCCCCGGTCTCCTTCAACGCCCTCCTCTCCGCCTGCATTCGATCCAAGCACCCTCGTCGCGTCCCGCGTCTCTTCGCTGAGCTCTCCAAGAAGCACGGCATCGCCCCCGACGCCGTCTCCTACGGCATCTTTATCAAGGCCCTATGCCTCTCCGGTAAGTCCGGCAAGGCCTTCGAAATCCTCAAGGAGATGGTGGAGGAGAAGAAGCTCGAGCCAACCACTGTGATCTATACCACTCTTCTTGATTCACTTTACAAGGAAGGGAAGCCGGAGGCAGCCGAGGAGCTGTGGAAGGAAATGGTGGGCAGGGGATGCTCTCCTGATTTGACTGCTTATAATGTTAGAGTCATGTATCGAGCAGTGAATGGGAAGCCAGGGGAAGTTCTTGAGCTGATTCAGGAGATGGAGTCCGCTGGAGTGAAGCCAAACACCATCACGCATAATTATCTCATTACTTGCTATTCTGGTGATGGGCAGCTTGAGGAAGCTAAGAAGGTTTTCAAGGGTCTCAGGAAGAATGGTTGTGTTCCAAATGCCACGACTTTTAGGATTTTGTTGGCTCAATTATGTGATAATGGGGATTTTGAGGCAGGCCTGGAGGTTTTCAAGGATAGCATGAAGCATAATAAGGTTCCAGATTTCCGGACAGTGAGGCTTTTGGTGGAGGGTTTGGCGAAAGGGTCGAAGGTTGAAGAGGCAAAGATGGTGATTAATGGGGTGAGGAAGAGGTTCCCGGAGCATTTAGTGGGTGGATGGACAAAGGTCGAGAAGTTGCTCGGTTTGAGTCAAGATGGACAAGCATCCGAGCAAGTAGAAGCTGCTTAGCAAATTCAAAATTGCAGGTATTGCATTGACTTATCTCTCTTGGTGGACTTATATTGGTAAATTGGAAGATTGGATTGGATTGGTAAACTCCGCTTTGAAAAGGTACATAACTTTTTGAAGTACCGAActgcatctttcttgaactctgcGATGTTAATTGTGAGCTTTCTGAGCACAAAGGCTGAATTACGGGGAAGATTGCAAACAAAACaatgtatttttctttttcaatgcAAAAAGTGGTTTAACCGAATATTGCCTGTTGTGATGTGAGCTACTCTAATATAATTGGAGTTTCTTTTGTGCCTTCCTCTTGAGCATATTCTTTTGATTATTAGTCTCTGATCTTAAGATTCAAAAGGTTTCTTGAAACTATAATGATGATCAATATCTTGAATCTACCTTACATTATTAAACAGCCATGTCATGTTTTAGTTTTATTTTATGGTTTATGTGATGTAATCATGTAACTTAGTGTTTAGATTAGCTACTTACCATGCAACATTTTCTACACCCTGCCATTTTTAGGCCTTTATAGTGAGAGCATTGTTGCAAAAGATTATTCTCTACTAAGAGAGGAGGAAGGTAGAGAGGACTACTTGATATTTCCCTGTTCCATATAAAGATTAAAATGaagttttaacattttctttaaaGTGATAATGCATGGTGGTAGACACGGAGACTGATCGGAAGATGTGTGCAAAAATATAACAAGGCATTATTGGATTTCTTGGTGGCATAAGGTAAAAGAACCATGCATCCTCAAATGCTACTTAAAATGTCAATCATGTCATGATGCCAAAATGTAAATGAAAACTGCCTAAGAATGAAGATTTCATAAAAAGGATGGATAATTTGCGAGAAGTTGATCTCAAATGATTGCTTTCTTCAGCTCAATATTCATTAGGTTTTTCCTTCCATTTCCATTCTTGCTTAGAAAGAGAGTTATACTTGAGGATAATAACAATATAAAGTGACAAACCACTGAAggcttatgaattaaatttttcattTCTTCTATAATAGTTTTACAAGGTAGCATTTATGTAGGAGAGAGCTGGCTTTTGCTATACTCCTAGGATGTTGGAATTAGAGGAAGTGGAGGACTACAGCACAAATTTTGGATGTGCACATAATTTGCAACAAGGTATCTAGTTGGCactcagtctttttttttttttttcgaggaCATACTAGTGAAGTCATCATTAACACCTCTATATTTCTAATATATGATATACTTGAACACAGGCTGTATTTGTTAACAAGGGACTATAGATCAATGATCATTCAAGTTCTAGTTTTTCATTCATATGTACAATATGTTTTATTCAAGATTCTATAGTTGAGATGCTATAATTAAATTGAATCTTCAGTTGGAGGTGAGGCTTAATCTCATAATATGTTAAGAAGGGGAAGGCATGGGAACTTGCTAGAGAGGAAGTACTTGTTATTATTGTTATGAAGGCTTGAACTAGGATACCTAATAGATTGAGTTTGGTGGTTTGTAGGAGACTGCACATTTGCTATCTTTCTTGCTTGCTAATTTACATGGGGGAGACATGTTCGATGAAATTTGAGAAGAAATTCTATCAAGCTTGCTGTTTGACAAGGTATTCATATTGGGATGTGCAATTTTTTAAAACTCATAAGTTTGTTACTTGCATGGTTTTAAATGATAGCCACATTCGATGCCTTTAGGTTACGGTTGGTAGCTGGCAGTCTATTCGGATTGCTGATAATTTAatgtggtaatctggattactgtatttggtatgGTAATCCAGATTGCCTTGGCAATCCAGATTGTCTTGGAGAGGGATGGCTATCCAAATTACCACTTCTTTGGAaatgttgcaataaaaattttggacaaaattatcCCTAAAAAAATCAGACAAAACCCATTGTCCAACCCTCCCTATCCCCCCCACCCCCCTCCGTGTGCGCCTCTGGTCAGCGGCTCCACCATCTCCCTTTGCTTGCCTGCGGTTCCTCCGCCCTTGTCTCCCACTATCCCCCTGTGGCTCTTCCATGCCCGTCCCTATCACCCCCACGGCTCCGCACACGCCTGCCCCCTCCCCACCTCTCTAGTGTCCACGGTTCCCCACACCCCTCGTGCCGCCACTTTCTCATACTACCATCATACCTACACCATTTCCGCCACTTCTCATCAGAGAAAAAATAGAGCACCCAGTCAAAATTATTTggggtattttgaaaatttgatttcacattaccgataatctgattgtcataccaaacatgtcaatcaagatttttaataattttactgcaacattacctgtgtaccaaacacagtaattaACATTGCTGACAATTTAATGGTGGTAATCTATTCTGAAAACAATCCACATTATCTTCCAATATTGCTTGGCGATGCATCAAATGCAACCTTAAGGTCCGTCTATGCACCCAACTTACCATTATGTTTTATGTTTGAGTATATAGGATAATATTGATCTATGAAGTAGCTTTGGATGTTGTCATATTAACAATGCTTTTAAAACTGGATCAGACTGGCCAATTCGATCAGTTGAACCGGGAAGGATACTTAAAGATGGTCAAAATCAGATGAACTAGTCAGACCACAGCTGGTTCGGTCAATTTTTTatggatttctttttttttttttttggttcatgcTAGGGCTGTTGTAATCCACTAATCACTTCAAGTCTTAGGTTTCAACTAGTCGCCCTCGCCATCCCTTCTTCCCCCAAAACCAGAAACATCCCTCCAATTCCTATGCCTCCACCCACCCCAAAATTGTCTTCCCTCACCCTTcagaccctcccttctctccaaATCCACATTGACTCCTCCTTCCTCACCAAAAGATGGCCTGGAGGAGCTGAAGTCATCTGACtatgaagaggaggagaagatgcCACAATTATGCCATTCCTATGTCCTAGTTCTACCCTCAAACCAATATTCCATTCAAAGGAGAATCATCAAACCTAGGGTTCCCACATGCCGAATCTTGACTCCTCTCCATGCCTCCAAATCTACCGTTCTCACTACCTTCAAATCAACCATGCTCTTCCCCTTTCCTATCATTCTTGAGTTGCTTCGTCTTGTTTCCACCACCATTTCGACCAAAGACCGAATCTTTACGGGTGCACAAGCTCTTCGGCACTTCCTCCAATCTAGGGTTTGGATCTTTACGAGACTTCTAAGGATGATCAGGGATTTGTCAAGGCAGAGGGAGAAGATTTGAATCAGAATGCGATAGGTGTTGTTGTCAAGGTGGGGTTGCTGGATCAGCCAAGTGGACCGGTTGACCTAAGAACCAAATTGCTTGCCAGTTTGCTGTCTGATCCCATTTTAAAAACATTTCATTATTAATAGTTCCCATTAACTAACAACATCTTATTTGATAGGATAACTTCATTTATTAGATTCAATACACACTCTTTGCTTTGGAATATTCTATCTCCTTTAGTTACTTTGAATTCTTAGAACACTCTTGTATGCTTTATCTTTTCTTGCTTGTTAATATTTTTCTCTTCTAATTAGCTGGATGGGCTCTAGCCTTCACCTTGCATCAAACAACAGAGAAAAGGGTATCCTTTAGGTTTCCTGTGTGCtcactatttaattttttatttacaagTTTTGGGCTTCCTGGACCTTTGGTTGGTTCCCTTAGCGTAAGGCTTGTTGGCTAGCTTTTCGCTGCTTATAGACCTTCAACTATGGCTTTCATCAATGCAAATAGACTAAAAAGTTAAACTTAGGACTGCTTTTTAGACCTTTGAAAAGGGTAAAGGTAACTCGATAGGAGCTTTGTTGATTTTAAACTTATTAATCAATTTGACATCTCTTATTGGGCACGGTATTTTGGATGTTGTGCATTTGAATAGTTATCCATGAGGcataattcaaatattttattgaAATTACAATTTTTAAATACCTTCTAGCTTTGTCTATGGTGTCTATGCTTATTGTGAATTTGTTAGCTCTCTACTTGATGTTCTATCATGAGGGGAAGATTGTactaaataatttaagatttaggAATCTTGTAAACGATGGCTTGTCAAATGGAGAAATAGTGACTATTGGCTATACTGGTAAGTCTGTGGAGTCATGCAGGGGCATCTACATGTGCCATGAGTGGCCTCATATAGCCTGCAGGATTGTGAAAGTCTGTTCAGTAGCTCACAAGAGGTACAAATTATTCATTCTTATGGGGAGGTCAACCAACCAGCAAATTGGTTGGTTAGTCATGCAAAACAATACTTCCACTTTTTTTAATAAATACATTTTGATGGTTTTCCTTATTACCTAGGAT from Elaeis guineensis isolate ETL-2024a chromosome 4, EG11, whole genome shotgun sequence includes these protein-coding regions:
- the LOC105033129 gene encoding pentatricopeptide repeat-containing protein At2g18520, mitochondrial, which encodes MAIVSSTLRQLSLLLLRPFSTTTTTTTPSSPTPISVSVAKSRLRKEFDPDRAVSILSSVAEPSASPVSARFAVDLAVRRLARARRFADVETLLESRKSGPHAANEPFLATVILSYGAAGMIDHATRTFDDVPRLTAAPHSPVSFNALLSACIRSKHPRRVPRLFAELSKKHGIAPDAVSYGIFIKALCLSGKSGKAFEILKEMVEEKKLEPTTVIYTTLLDSLYKEGKPEAAEELWKEMVGRGCSPDLTAYNVRVMYRAVNGKPGEVLELIQEMESAGVKPNTITHNYLITCYSGDGQLEEAKKVFKGLRKNGCVPNATTFRILLAQLCDNGDFEAGLEVFKDSMKHNKVPDFRTVRLLVEGLAKGSKVEEAKMVINGVRKRFPEHLVGGWTKVEKLLGLSQDGQASEQVEAA